One part of the Phaenicophaeus curvirostris isolate KB17595 chromosome 2, BPBGC_Pcur_1.0, whole genome shotgun sequence genome encodes these proteins:
- the HMGN3 gene encoding high mobility group nucleosome-binding domain-containing protein 3 isoform X2 codes for MPKRKSPEGAEGKDAAKVTKQEPTRRSARLSAKPAPPKPEPKPRKTTKEPGTKANKGAKGKKDEKQEAAKEGTTPSENGENKAEEAQKTESVGDKNE; via the exons tctCCAGAGGGTGCTGAAGGCAAGGATGCAGCAAAAGTAACTAAACAAGAG ccCACAAGACGATCAGCAAGATTGTCAGCT AAACCTGCTCCACCAAAACCTGAACCCAAACCAAGGAAAACCACGAAG GAACCTGGAACAAAGGCCAACAAAGGCGCTAAAGGGAAGAAGGATGAAAAGCAAGAAGCTGCAAAGGAAGGTACTACACCATCTGAAAATGgtgaaaataaagctgaagaG GCTCAGAAAACTGAATCTGTAGGTGACAAGAAtgaatga
- the HMGN3 gene encoding high mobility group nucleosome-binding domain-containing protein 3 isoform X3 — MPKRKSPEGAEGKDAAKVTKQEPTRRSARLSAKPAPPKPEPKPRKTTKKEPGTKANKGAKGKKDEKQEAAKEGSEN, encoded by the exons tctCCAGAGGGTGCTGAAGGCAAGGATGCAGCAAAAGTAACTAAACAAGAG ccCACAAGACGATCAGCAAGATTGTCAGCT AAACCTGCTCCACCAAAACCTGAACCCAAACCAAGGAAAACCACGAAG AAGGAACCTGGAACAAAGGCCAACAAAGGCGCTAAAGGGAAGAAGGATGAAAAGCAAGAAGCTGCAAAGGAAG GCTCAGAAAACTGA
- the HMGN3 gene encoding high mobility group nucleosome-binding domain-containing protein 3 isoform X1, whose amino-acid sequence MPKRKSPEGAEGKDAAKVTKQEPTRRSARLSAKPAPPKPEPKPRKTTKKEPGTKANKGAKGKKDEKQEAAKEGTTPSENGENKAEEAQKTESVGDKNE is encoded by the exons tctCCAGAGGGTGCTGAAGGCAAGGATGCAGCAAAAGTAACTAAACAAGAG ccCACAAGACGATCAGCAAGATTGTCAGCT AAACCTGCTCCACCAAAACCTGAACCCAAACCAAGGAAAACCACGAAG AAGGAACCTGGAACAAAGGCCAACAAAGGCGCTAAAGGGAAGAAGGATGAAAAGCAAGAAGCTGCAAAGGAAGGTACTACACCATCTGAAAATGgtgaaaataaagctgaagaG GCTCAGAAAACTGAATCTGTAGGTGACAAGAAtgaatga